The Leucobacter viscericola genome includes a window with the following:
- a CDS encoding helix-turn-helix domain-containing protein, whose product MGSEEDPLRRKVRRRIFEDRDINHLSFNINDPEEAQQVEVVSKYLLTANVEIDWMHSGEAPLRAKVAQLSNLTCGHMQIPRIGLRWNRDDVSIDRAVIAAFPRGRGRVYLEGEDAALECVAFLIWPGTKPVLIESNMDASEIIYVSLPARWLAGLPVPLEPVTAAGDGEAAALAPLCAFLASLCRLSPQGAGGVGHIRQAVEEVVKAMARIIVGPDYEDHPTLFRRAMEVVFEDHSVRDLNAQKIAATLDVSVRKLQRAFEEEGTTSVAEIRKTRALAARALRSEQPAMASEEIARQAGFGSASSMFRAVREQADLLASEEQVAF is encoded by the coding sequence ATGGGGTCTGAAGAAGATCCGTTGCGCCGCAAGGTCCGAAGGCGCATTTTTGAGGATCGCGACATCAACCACCTGAGTTTCAATATCAACGACCCTGAAGAGGCTCAGCAGGTGGAGGTAGTCTCCAAGTACCTGTTGACGGCGAACGTTGAAATCGACTGGATGCACTCGGGTGAAGCCCCTCTGCGCGCGAAGGTCGCCCAGCTCAGCAACTTGACGTGCGGTCACATGCAGATCCCTCGTATCGGCCTGCGCTGGAACCGCGACGATGTGTCAATCGACCGTGCCGTGATTGCCGCGTTTCCCCGCGGTCGTGGCCGCGTGTACTTGGAGGGGGAAGACGCTGCTCTTGAGTGCGTCGCTTTTCTGATTTGGCCCGGCACCAAGCCGGTGCTGATTGAATCCAATATGGATGCGAGCGAGATCATCTACGTGAGTTTGCCCGCGAGATGGTTGGCAGGTTTGCCTGTTCCCTTGGAGCCCGTGACTGCGGCCGGTGATGGCGAGGCTGCCGCGCTTGCGCCGCTCTGCGCATTCCTTGCGAGCCTATGTCGGCTCTCGCCGCAGGGTGCCGGTGGTGTTGGGCACATTCGCCAGGCGGTTGAAGAGGTTGTGAAGGCGATGGCCCGCATTATTGTGGGGCCAGATTACGAGGATCACCCCACCCTCTTCCGTCGAGCGATGGAAGTGGTGTTCGAGGATCATTCAGTGCGTGATCTCAACGCTCAGAAGATTGCGGCCACACTCGACGTGTCCGTTCGGAAACTGCAGCGCGCGTTCGAAGAGGAGGGCACAACCTCCGTTGCCGAGATCCGCAAAACGCGGGCGCTCGCAGCACGCGCACTTCGGTCTGAGCAGCCCGCTATGGCATCGGAGGAGATTGCTCGTCAGGCCGGGTTCGGATCAGCCTCCTCAATGTTTCGGGCCGTTCGAGAACAGGCGGATCTGCTGGCCTCCGAGGAGCAGGTCGCGTTTTAG
- a CDS encoding isopeptide-forming domain-containing fimbrial protein, whose product MAAPLPSVTISPAALTGLVGEPVTATLTFDNVSPTLADIGYSPYVDLVLPSAGADGDDGVVFGSASYQGSPVSVTTIDCPDGGGTVVHPLTDADVACADGTQLAVLQIPFGSFAPDQPAAGVVVSLNTSPLADIGVPLDITATPGFAFGDSATGTTPIVGEATSTTYTPLPVEFHKQYTGPENETATGPNYTRTYRLVVNVPDGQTAQDVIVSDLLPPTLAFAGISSITPATGVVQAEPDVGVPSNAPDNTVRVRFPSVTGTSSEEDAVVEIQVFVPELDADGNPVIDPGTGAPVSIRDDGAVAGVIRPADPRDPIQPFQVDPEDTSIDDHVLTARAAAVQKTAKPLAADGDINPGDAVQYKLRTQISDFATFDTFVLDDLLGDGLEFQPNSATFTVVEHGVTTTGALTAIDVDTSDHTCGGGTTSLAMDIRQALLDAGAADGTLEGGRVGGSFAATTITVTYNATILDAFRCKPDRPQLVPGDVVTNHVSANGQLPSGGSPSDDSSADLTVQVPTISKTVYARNGEVIPEGAPTPVFSAGDKITFRFTFPLGSSDMQSLSFTDFLPLPVLPIQGTPTYIPTRCGIPATGSICLGPGNSLPVPLNPTFTADFSSNSISADYGTFHVPDNPNNLVDVVFTATIADEPFRAELNLVNQLEARWTDTDLQEHVSTAVAPFTVTAPALRVTKGIVGTSNPAAVFEGGPRQPGGGITLGGPGTTCAASIAGGTLTTANLNGAPDADVSGVDSSDLVRFAVVVENTGKGVNGAFDVTLEDKLPAGFRIPDTGLNMCVTDGTGAPFSVASADGMFSAAPGTDGPLSGSLELADPGPTQSPGGALDPPASDLSSGRNLVVLSYELETTEDLPDLGEAVNTATITNYSAEDGGQNFTPVTPAASLTNDAKVTARLPQVDKAVVSTDQPFTSGSNVVVGESVNYDVTVTVPEGTLADVSVTDTLPAGLAMVSLDSIEVPSDAVTTDTPGGFNALLAAARGSLASPGHELNVDLGTLTNTDTDDTVAETIVLHYTAIVLDVAENQAGSVARNSVVLDYAGHKLPAKTAAVTVAEPAIQVAKSPSPAIADGGDTITYTVTVTNTAPSTVDAFNVNLNDVIPDTIDYVPGSLELVSGPDPTSISDANAPALSVSWDELALGESATLKYQATIPADVEAPQLVTNTAKADWTSLPSGTTPDSPFNADGRERTGAGGVDDYTVSADGKLQVGTGAIDKALNSTSEPSTTGQTLTIGEVATYDVRVRLSEGQRNDLVITDQIPSGMAYVADSAQVLTAAGSGTAPYALASDFSGVLPTPTITGGGSDGEDLVVSFPGETSVTADNNATNNAFVIRLKAVALDVPANVGVAPTPSSLTNVATVTAEGQGTATSKPVVSPIVEPRLAIVKTLNPVQGQQGDRVSSTIAVTNTGTSTAFDVLVEDLLPPEYVAGSVTADSTPAGFVFAQSGSDLSWQGGDIAAGQTVQFVISADLQDDLVAGTLVTNTATASQASTLPATADGERIEPSVTTSATLNVVDADLSISKDDQDVLVAPGDQQTYQIAVRNGGGAPATGAVITDVLAPSTTFVSVGGPGCSLVSQTGANVVIAIDGEIASGATVTCTLTVTIDNPLPAGVRVFTNSAAVAYDGDDDDLTPENNRAEDTDSLDPAVGPAIAVTKDDGIDVVKAGQAVTYDVVATNSGPIGASGVVVEDTLPPDTAFVACRAVPNVDCSFDPQTGKVSAVFPVLEGAGGTGTLEIDLVVNKPIDAGLDEIVNTVTVSDDGANGPDDPADNTATDTDQLNASPDLAISKTVNASDVSPGQTFGYRLRVANIGDQNATGVSVADTVPAGLTIDCASVQPAASSCDPATGELLWESPAIPDPLNRGDFLTFAYEVKVDNPTVAGRHAFDNTATVADDGANGADPTPQNNSSSAHVDLLVGPGGAQPDLSIVKDDSETDVSPGQQLDYTLTVTNSGNIGASGVVVSDTLPEGMTFVSCDSEPAVACSETNGVVTATFPELAGGGGVATVTITVTVDAEQAAGVETLTNVASVADDGANGPDPTPGNNTDDDVDNLIAAPDLSVVKDDGNQERRPGDQYVYTLTVKNGGSQGATGVVVADRLPKGLELVDCSPQCATVGNLLTWKVPSLDAGQQLGLLVTVRVAAAIPAGVEFVHNTVGVTDDHTNGSDPTPANNVDSDTDTVVAAPELQITKTDGKLAAVPGARNTYEITVTNIGDQDASGVSVVDQLPDTLTFVGCSEACDSTALPAVSWGLDELAAGATHTFTLEADVVDPLPAGVSLITNPVVVSHDSAREGVDDPADDIDTDTDIVNAAPGVHLTKDDGRARVEGGDTVTYDLTAVNTGDQDTTEVTIVDTLPAGMNFVSCSTEPAVSCDEADGVVTAVFPTLRGRGLEQARMQITVNVANPVAQGVTEFKNVATVDDADAGTEPNDTATDTDTYGADIAVTKDDGLSEVTPGQKVDYVVKVSNRGPSVVDQVVLADEVPGELTDVSFEPSSGTYNPKTGVWDGIKLEVGDSIDMHVKATVDPAARGTLANTVTVALPDGFTDPSPENNRATDTDKLAPKSAVTIEKSGPALAAPDSQVVYDIRVANEGPSDATGVRVEDTVPPGLEWVSSAGDGWTCTNGDNVICEFGPSLAPDDATTLSLTFKVEATSGTIVNVADVSTAEGSYGRDDAVTSVVPLAITGATGSKLLLFAILLLLGGLAFTRYSRNQYSRGVRPAR is encoded by the coding sequence GTGGCAGCGCCGCTCCCCTCGGTGACGATCTCACCCGCGGCATTGACCGGGCTCGTTGGCGAACCGGTGACCGCGACACTGACCTTTGACAATGTTTCCCCCACCCTCGCCGATATCGGGTACTCCCCGTACGTCGACCTGGTGCTTCCGAGTGCGGGTGCCGATGGAGATGACGGCGTCGTGTTTGGTTCCGCGTCTTATCAGGGGTCTCCCGTCAGCGTCACCACGATTGATTGCCCAGACGGGGGCGGCACTGTCGTTCACCCCCTCACGGACGCTGACGTCGCGTGCGCCGATGGCACTCAACTCGCGGTGCTGCAGATTCCTTTTGGCAGTTTCGCGCCTGATCAGCCCGCAGCGGGAGTTGTTGTCAGCCTCAACACGTCACCGCTCGCCGATATTGGCGTACCGTTGGACATCACGGCGACACCCGGCTTTGCCTTCGGCGACTCAGCGACGGGCACGACCCCCATCGTCGGCGAAGCCACGTCGACAACCTACACGCCGCTTCCCGTCGAATTTCACAAGCAGTACACCGGGCCGGAAAACGAGACGGCCACCGGCCCAAACTACACACGCACGTACCGGCTAGTCGTGAATGTGCCCGATGGTCAGACGGCGCAAGATGTGATCGTAAGTGACTTGCTGCCGCCGACACTCGCGTTTGCCGGTATCAGCTCGATAACACCAGCGACGGGGGTCGTTCAGGCCGAACCCGACGTTGGAGTGCCCTCGAACGCCCCCGACAACACTGTCAGGGTGCGCTTTCCCTCGGTGACCGGAACGTCAAGCGAGGAAGACGCGGTCGTTGAGATTCAGGTCTTTGTGCCTGAGCTGGATGCCGACGGCAACCCGGTGATAGATCCGGGAACGGGAGCTCCCGTTTCGATTCGCGACGACGGCGCTGTGGCAGGGGTCATTCGACCGGCCGATCCGCGTGATCCGATTCAACCGTTTCAGGTAGACCCCGAGGACACCTCAATCGACGATCACGTACTCACCGCGCGAGCCGCAGCCGTGCAGAAAACAGCCAAGCCGCTCGCCGCTGATGGAGATATCAATCCCGGTGATGCTGTTCAGTACAAACTCCGAACTCAGATTTCGGACTTCGCGACGTTTGACACGTTCGTTCTTGACGATCTTCTTGGCGACGGCCTCGAGTTTCAGCCGAATTCTGCAACCTTCACGGTCGTCGAACACGGCGTGACAACAACGGGTGCCCTGACAGCAATCGACGTTGATACCTCCGACCACACCTGCGGTGGTGGCACAACCTCGCTCGCAATGGATATTCGGCAGGCGCTTCTCGATGCGGGTGCCGCCGATGGGACACTTGAGGGCGGTCGAGTTGGCGGCAGTTTTGCGGCCACAACGATCACCGTTACCTACAACGCCACGATCCTCGACGCTTTTCGCTGTAAGCCAGACAGACCTCAACTGGTTCCCGGAGACGTGGTAACGAACCACGTGAGCGCAAACGGGCAGCTGCCCAGTGGCGGTTCTCCAAGCGATGATTCGTCAGCCGATTTGACGGTTCAGGTTCCCACAATCTCCAAGACTGTGTATGCGCGAAACGGTGAGGTTATTCCAGAGGGGGCCCCGACCCCCGTTTTCTCCGCCGGCGACAAGATTACGTTCAGGTTCACGTTCCCTCTCGGATCCTCCGATATGCAGTCGCTGTCATTCACCGACTTCCTGCCCCTCCCGGTGCTTCCGATCCAGGGGACTCCTACCTACATACCGACGAGGTGCGGAATTCCAGCGACGGGTTCAATCTGTCTTGGGCCAGGTAACTCTCTTCCGGTCCCGTTGAATCCAACGTTTACCGCCGATTTTTCGAGCAACAGTATCTCCGCCGACTACGGCACATTCCACGTGCCCGATAACCCGAACAACCTCGTTGACGTTGTGTTCACGGCTACGATCGCAGACGAACCGTTCAGAGCTGAGTTGAACCTCGTGAATCAGCTCGAGGCGCGGTGGACAGACACCGATTTGCAGGAGCACGTGTCGACAGCGGTGGCTCCATTCACCGTCACGGCTCCGGCGCTGCGCGTGACCAAGGGCATCGTGGGAACGAGCAATCCGGCGGCCGTTTTTGAGGGCGGTCCGCGCCAACCCGGCGGCGGGATCACCCTCGGTGGCCCTGGAACGACTTGCGCGGCGAGCATTGCGGGCGGAACCCTCACCACCGCGAACCTGAACGGTGCCCCCGATGCCGACGTGAGCGGAGTTGACTCCTCAGACCTCGTCCGGTTCGCCGTTGTGGTGGAGAACACTGGAAAAGGGGTGAACGGTGCGTTTGATGTAACGCTTGAAGACAAACTCCCCGCGGGCTTCCGCATACCGGATACCGGCCTGAACATGTGCGTCACGGATGGTACGGGGGCGCCGTTCAGCGTGGCGTCTGCCGACGGCATGTTTAGCGCTGCGCCCGGCACAGATGGGCCCCTGTCGGGCAGCCTCGAGCTTGCGGATCCCGGCCCGACGCAATCACCCGGGGGTGCGCTCGACCCGCCCGCGAGTGATTTGTCGAGCGGGCGCAACCTTGTGGTTCTGAGTTATGAGTTGGAGACCACCGAAGATCTACCGGATCTTGGTGAGGCCGTCAACACCGCGACCATCACCAACTATTCGGCTGAGGATGGCGGGCAGAATTTCACGCCGGTCACCCCCGCTGCCTCGTTGACGAATGACGCCAAAGTCACCGCGCGGCTGCCGCAGGTCGACAAGGCTGTGGTGTCAACCGATCAGCCGTTCACCTCGGGCAGCAACGTTGTCGTTGGCGAATCAGTGAACTATGACGTGACGGTCACTGTGCCGGAGGGAACACTCGCTGATGTCTCGGTGACGGACACACTCCCAGCGGGCCTCGCCATGGTGAGCTTGGACAGCATTGAGGTGCCCAGTGATGCCGTGACGACCGACACTCCGGGTGGCTTTAACGCCCTTCTTGCTGCGGCCCGTGGTTCGCTGGCCTCGCCGGGTCACGAGCTGAACGTTGACCTCGGAACACTGACGAATACAGACACGGACGATACCGTTGCCGAGACCATCGTGCTTCACTACACCGCTATCGTTCTCGACGTTGCCGAGAATCAAGCAGGATCCGTCGCGCGCAATAGTGTTGTGCTTGACTACGCGGGGCACAAGCTCCCCGCAAAAACCGCGGCCGTTACGGTGGCGGAGCCGGCGATCCAGGTGGCGAAGTCGCCTTCTCCGGCCATCGCTGACGGGGGTGACACGATCACCTACACGGTTACGGTGACGAATACCGCTCCAAGCACGGTGGATGCGTTCAACGTCAACCTGAATGACGTGATCCCCGACACGATCGACTATGTGCCGGGGTCCCTTGAGCTGGTGTCTGGGCCCGATCCCACCTCGATATCTGACGCGAATGCTCCGGCGCTGTCGGTCTCGTGGGATGAGCTGGCACTGGGTGAGAGCGCGACCCTCAAGTATCAGGCCACGATCCCAGCAGACGTGGAGGCGCCGCAGCTTGTCACCAATACCGCCAAAGCAGATTGGACGAGTCTGCCAAGCGGTACGACACCGGATTCACCATTTAATGCGGATGGCCGGGAGCGGACCGGGGCTGGTGGCGTCGATGATTACACCGTCAGCGCCGACGGGAAGTTGCAGGTGGGCACAGGTGCCATCGACAAGGCGTTGAACTCTACCTCTGAGCCGAGCACGACGGGCCAGACTCTCACCATTGGCGAGGTGGCGACGTACGACGTGCGAGTGCGTTTGAGCGAGGGACAGCGCAACGACCTTGTGATTACCGACCAGATACCGAGTGGAATGGCCTATGTTGCTGATTCTGCGCAGGTGCTGACGGCCGCGGGTTCGGGCACAGCTCCGTATGCGCTTGCCAGTGACTTCAGCGGTGTGCTGCCGACCCCCACGATTACGGGAGGTGGGTCTGACGGCGAAGACCTCGTCGTGAGCTTCCCGGGGGAAACGAGCGTTACCGCCGACAACAACGCAACAAACAACGCCTTCGTGATTCGGCTCAAGGCCGTGGCGCTTGATGTTCCCGCAAATGTTGGTGTTGCGCCGACACCATCGTCACTAACGAACGTGGCGACGGTGACTGCTGAGGGCCAGGGAACGGCCACCTCAAAGCCCGTGGTGAGTCCGATTGTTGAACCGCGCTTGGCCATTGTGAAGACCCTTAACCCGGTTCAGGGGCAACAGGGCGACCGGGTGAGCTCCACGATCGCGGTGACAAACACCGGCACGTCAACCGCGTTTGATGTACTCGTGGAAGACCTACTGCCGCCGGAATACGTAGCTGGCAGTGTGACCGCGGATTCGACACCTGCCGGGTTCGTGTTTGCCCAGAGTGGCAGCGATCTGAGCTGGCAGGGCGGCGATATCGCCGCGGGACAAACGGTCCAGTTTGTGATTTCCGCTGATCTGCAGGACGACCTCGTGGCGGGCACCCTCGTGACGAACACGGCAACGGCATCGCAGGCCAGCACGTTGCCGGCGACGGCGGACGGCGAACGCATTGAACCCTCGGTGACGACCTCTGCCACCCTCAACGTTGTTGACGCGGATCTCTCCATTTCAAAGGACGATCAAGACGTGCTTGTTGCGCCGGGAGATCAGCAGACCTACCAGATTGCGGTGCGAAACGGCGGGGGAGCCCCGGCGACGGGTGCGGTCATCACGGATGTACTCGCGCCCTCAACGACGTTCGTGTCAGTGGGAGGCCCGGGGTGCTCACTCGTGAGCCAGACGGGGGCGAACGTGGTGATCGCGATCGATGGTGAGATCGCGTCCGGCGCAACGGTGACGTGCACTCTGACCGTCACGATCGACAATCCATTGCCCGCTGGGGTCAGAGTGTTCACGAACTCGGCCGCGGTTGCCTACGACGGCGATGACGACGACCTGACGCCGGAGAACAACCGGGCTGAAGACACCGACAGCCTTGATCCTGCGGTCGGGCCAGCCATTGCGGTCACGAAGGACGATGGCATCGATGTGGTGAAGGCCGGCCAGGCTGTTACCTACGACGTTGTGGCGACCAACTCGGGGCCGATCGGCGCGAGCGGTGTCGTCGTTGAAGACACCCTGCCGCCAGATACTGCTTTTGTTGCCTGTCGTGCGGTGCCCAACGTCGATTGCAGCTTTGATCCGCAAACCGGCAAGGTGAGCGCGGTGTTCCCTGTGCTGGAGGGTGCCGGTGGTACGGGGACGCTTGAGATTGATCTTGTCGTCAACAAGCCAATCGATGCGGGCCTGGATGAAATCGTCAACACCGTGACCGTGAGCGACGACGGTGCGAATGGGCCAGATGACCCCGCCGACAACACGGCTACCGATACGGATCAGCTGAATGCAAGCCCCGACCTCGCAATCAGTAAGACCGTAAACGCGAGTGATGTCTCTCCCGGGCAAACCTTCGGGTATCGCCTGCGGGTTGCAAACATCGGAGACCAAAACGCTACCGGTGTCTCAGTTGCAGACACCGTGCCCGCGGGCCTGACTATTGACTGTGCTTCAGTGCAACCCGCGGCAAGCTCGTGTGATCCCGCCACTGGTGAGCTTCTCTGGGAGTCTCCCGCGATCCCCGACCCGTTGAACCGAGGAGACTTTCTTACGTTCGCCTACGAGGTGAAAGTGGATAACCCAACCGTTGCTGGCAGGCATGCGTTCGACAACACGGCCACGGTTGCCGATGATGGCGCCAACGGTGCGGATCCGACCCCTCAGAACAATTCATCGTCGGCTCACGTTGACCTTTTGGTTGGTCCGGGTGGCGCACAGCCCGACCTCTCGATCGTCAAGGACGACTCGGAGACCGACGTCTCGCCGGGGCAGCAACTTGACTACACGCTTACGGTGACCAACTCCGGAAATATCGGGGCGAGTGGCGTGGTGGTCTCTGACACCCTGCCAGAGGGGATGACGTTTGTCAGCTGTGACTCAGAACCCGCCGTAGCGTGCAGCGAGACTAACGGAGTGGTCACCGCGACGTTCCCGGAGCTCGCTGGTGGTGGGGGCGTCGCAACGGTCACGATTACCGTGACCGTTGACGCTGAGCAGGCCGCCGGCGTCGAAACGCTCACAAACGTTGCCAGTGTTGCCGATGACGGTGCGAACGGCCCTGATCCGACCCCGGGCAACAACACTGACGATGACGTGGACAATTTGATCGCTGCGCCTGATCTGTCCGTGGTCAAAGATGATGGCAACCAGGAGCGCCGCCCCGGTGACCAGTATGTGTACACTCTCACCGTAAAGAATGGCGGATCGCAGGGCGCAACCGGAGTGGTTGTCGCTGACCGTCTGCCCAAGGGACTCGAACTCGTTGATTGTTCACCGCAGTGCGCGACTGTCGGAAATCTGCTGACGTGGAAGGTCCCATCGCTCGATGCCGGGCAACAGCTTGGGCTGTTGGTTACGGTTCGGGTTGCGGCAGCGATTCCTGCCGGGGTTGAGTTTGTGCACAACACCGTGGGCGTCACTGACGACCACACGAACGGGAGCGATCCGACACCGGCCAATAACGTGGATAGCGACACCGACACCGTTGTTGCAGCCCCTGAGCTGCAGATAACAAAGACGGATGGCAAGCTGGCCGCTGTTCCCGGCGCGCGCAACACCTACGAGATCACCGTCACCAACATTGGTGATCAGGACGCGAGCGGTGTCTCTGTTGTTGATCAGCTGCCGGACACCCTGACATTCGTTGGGTGTTCAGAGGCGTGCGATAGCACCGCGTTGCCCGCGGTCAGTTGGGGCCTAGACGAATTGGCAGCGGGGGCGACACACACCTTCACCCTGGAAGCAGACGTTGTTGATCCACTTCCCGCCGGTGTTTCTCTCATTACCAATCCCGTGGTCGTTTCGCATGACAGCGCACGTGAGGGTGTTGATGACCCCGCAGACGACATCGACACCGATACAGATATTGTGAACGCGGCCCCTGGAGTGCACCTGACCAAGGACGACGGGCGCGCCCGTGTTGAGGGCGGTGACACCGTCACGTACGACCTGACAGCGGTCAATACCGGAGACCAGGACACGACCGAGGTTACGATCGTGGACACACTCCCCGCTGGTATGAATTTTGTGAGCTGCAGCACCGAGCCCGCGGTTTCTTGTGATGAGGCGGACGGAGTGGTGACGGCCGTGTTCCCCACCCTGAGGGGCAGGGGGCTAGAGCAGGCGCGGATGCAAATCACCGTGAATGTCGCGAACCCGGTGGCGCAGGGAGTAACGGAGTTCAAAAACGTAGCGACGGTTGACGACGCCGATGCGGGCACGGAGCCTAACGACACCGCCACCGATACCGACACCTACGGGGCAGACATCGCCGTGACGAAGGACGATGGTCTTTCCGAAGTGACACCCGGTCAGAAGGTTGACTACGTCGTCAAGGTGAGTAACCGAGGTCCCAGCGTTGTCGATCAAGTCGTTTTGGCCGACGAGGTCCCGGGAGAGCTCACCGATGTGAGCTTTGAACCGTCCTCTGGAACCTACAACCCGAAGACTGGCGTGTGGGACGGCATCAAGCTGGAGGTCGGCGATTCGATCGACATGCATGTGAAAGCGACCGTTGATCCTGCAGCCAGGGGGACACTCGCCAACACCGTGACGGTTGCTCTTCCAGACGGCTTCACAGACCCGTCGCCCGAAAACAACAGGGCAACAGATACTGACAAGTTGGCGCCGAAATCGGCCGTGACAATTGAGAAGTCCGGGCCGGCATTGGCCGCCCCCGATAGCCAGGTGGTCTACGACATCCGTGTTGCGAACGAGGGTCCGTCAGACGCAACGGGAGTTCGAGTAGAAGACACTGTGCCACCAGGGCTGGAGTGGGTCTCGAGCGCGGGCGACGGCTGGACCTGTACCAATGGAGACAACGTGATCTGCGAGTTCGGACCCTCCCTCGCACCCGACGACGCGACCACGCTATCCCTCACGTTTAAGGTTGAGGCGACGAGCGGAACCATCGTGAACGTTGCTGACGTGAGCACGGCCGAGGGCAGCTACGGCCGTGATGATGCCGTGACGAGTGTTGTGCCGCTTGCGATTACCGGTGCGACTGGATCGAAGCTGCTTCTGTTTGCGATCCTGTTGCTGTTGGGAGGCCTGGCGTTTACCCGATACTCGCGGAATCAGTACTCGAGGGGTGTGAGGCCTGCCCGGTAG